The Bombus fervidus isolate BK054 chromosome 1, iyBomFerv1, whole genome shotgun sequence genome includes a window with the following:
- the Slmap gene encoding sarcolemma associated protein — protein sequence MVVASGEWVQNASFPASQNSNLKINSMQNNKMTAKGILICRDNSHPFEERTLTLEQPVKIGRSVARARATPNNAIFDCKVLSRNHALLWYSGGKFFLQDTRSSNGTFVNNQRLSAASLESTPKEVCSGDIVQFGVDVIESTKKVRHGCIVATLKLYLPDGKEAKASLSTSVASPLNNVSLEDVYKLNQVMQEASRREKALYSKLVHLQQLVANTRKAANQSWKALITEDRLLSWVESMENQLAVYSKNYTEDKIRNELVLLQEEKVHYQNAAKEALQKVLQEKLEVTQRLVQLEARLNETEEECQSLHNVAKYTQTEFQELCSKYTEAQKKLQETTNKLKESEEKIQDIVQSTEQEKQEFLKRLEDQSRIEKNLQARLRDSRLDSVNIYKQITALRNYMQILQDMNSKLVTTGMVDAKDEENPIEAINIILNKLNSIHVDNVDIDLETKMDFYSVKDEQDNQINSQDIDSNQLKNSDDSFSKEQLDDSLVNNDNSTEYILPPPSRKTLVNGNVNINNTDMNSESDANSDATDDTCSITSDDTSEKSVIEVKKEEPVYKVAEEIFVPYKMEVRFMCEENVKQLEISHLPQTVQKLKGNEETEMNVDNVSNINIISNEPVPMEIDQLEKKDETDKDNSELDEEYEEEHLEGDYVKTLKPLSKNDTTQQGVHTREYLLQTLIGSLDSLKVEDNLESQQTIKKELESLKDWLICESHEEIVEKLKQLYYRAKNEAQRIQELHEELVILKEKYNAFVEEKAELLKKYTSVKAQCGDLLNTTYTIPIHYVAPIAIILIWMLLEKIF from the coding sequence ATGGTTGTAGCCAGTGGTGAGTGGGTACAAAATGCCAGTTTTCCTGCCAGTCAGAATTCCAACTTGAAAATAAACTCTATGCAAAACAACAAAATGACAGCCaaaggaattttaatttgCCGTGATAATTCTCATCCTTTTGAAGAACGTACATTGACACTGGAGCAACCTGTTAAAATTGGTCGCTCTGTGGCAAGAGCCAGAGCTACACCAAACAATGCCATTTTTGATTGTAAAGTATTATCCAGAAATCATGCATTGCTATGGTATTCAGGTGGAAAGTTTTTTTTACAAGACACACGTAGCAGTAATGGTACATTTGTTAATAATCAAAGACTCAGTGCAGCTAGTTTAGAATCAACACCTAAAGAAGTATGTTCTGGTGATATAGTGCAATTTGGAGTAGATGTGATAGAAAGTACAAAAAAAGTTAGACATGGATGTATAGTTGcaacgttaaaattatatttgccaGATGGAAAAGAAGCTAAAGCTAGTCTTAGTACATCGGTTGCATCTCCACTCAATAATGTTTCATTGGAAGATGTGTACAAGCTGAATCAAGTCATGCAAGAAGCCTCAAGACGCGAGAAAGCACTTTATTCTAAGTTAGTACATCTTCAACAACTTGTAGCAAATACTCGAAAGGCTGCTAATCAATCTTGGAAAGCATTGATAACAGAGGATCGGTTATTATCTTGGGTGGAGAGTATGGAAAATCAACTGGCTGtttattctaaaaattatacggaagataaaattagaaacgaaTTGGTATTGCTTCAGGAAGAAAAAGTACATTACCAAAATGCAGCAAAAGAGGCATTACAGAAAGTATTACAAGAAAAATTAGAGGTAACTCAGAGATTAGTCCAATTAGAAGCACGTTTAAATGAAACAGAAGAAGAATGTCAAAGCCTTCATAATGTAGCAAAATATACTCAAACAGAGTTTCAGGAGTTATGTAGCAAATATACAGAAGCacaaaaaaaattacaagaaacTACAAATAAACTGAAAGAAAGTGAAGAAAAAATACAGGATATAGTACAAAGCACAGAACAAGAAAAgcaagaatttttaaagagaCTTGAAGATCAATCTAGAATTGAGAAAAATTTGCAAGCAAGATTACGTGATTCTCGATTAGATTCTGTGAATATCTATAAGCAGATCACTGCCCTCAGAAATTACATGCAAATTTTGCAGGACATGAATTCAAAATTAGTAACAACTGGCATGGTAGATGCAAAGGATGAAGAAAATCCTATAGAAGCCATcaatattattcttaataaGTTAAATTCTATTCATGTTGACAATGTAGACATTGATTTAGAGACAAAAATGGACTTTTATTCTGTGAAAGATGAACAAGATAATCAAATTAATTCACAAGATATTGATTCAAATCAGCTGAAAAATTCTGATGATTCTTTTTCAAAAGAACAATTAGATGATTCATTGGttaataatgataattcaACGGAATATATTTTACCACCACCATCTCGAAAAACTTTAGTTAatggaaatgtaaatataaataatacagatATGAATTCAGAATCTGATGCTAATTCAGACGCAACAGATGATACGTGCAGTATTACCAGTGATGATACAAGTGAGAAATCTGTTATAGaagttaaaaaagaagaacctGTGTATAAAGTAGCAGAAGAAATTTTTGTACCTTATAAAATGGAAGTTAGATTTATGTGCgaagaaaatgttaaacagCTGGAAATTTCTCATTTACCTCAAACTGTACAGAAATTAAagggaaacgaagaaacagaaatGAATGTAGACAATGTGAGCAATATTAACATCATTTCAAATGAGCCTGTCCCTATGGAAATTGATCAGCTtgaaaagaaagatgaaaCAGATAAAGATAACAGTGAATTAGATGAAGAATACGAAGAAGAACATTTAGAAGGAGATTATGTCAAAACTCTAAAACCATTATCTAAGAATGATACCACACAGCAAGGTGTACATACCAGAGAATATTTGCTGCAAACTTTGATAGGATCTCTAGATTCACTAAAAGTTGAAGACAATTTAGAATCGCAGCAAAccatcaagaaagagctagaAAGCCTAAAGGACTGGTTAATTTGTGAATCTCATGAAGAAATTGTTGAGAAGCTAAAACAACTGTATTATCGTGCCAAGAACGAAGCTCAAAGAATTCAAGAGCTCCATGAAGAATTggttattttaaaagaaaagtacAATGCATTTGTTGAAGAAAAAGCAGAGCtcttgaaaaaatatacatctgTTAAAGCACAATGCGgtgatttattaaatacaacttaCACTATACCAATACATTATGTGGCACCTATtgcaattatattaatatggATGTtgcttgaaaaaatattttaa
- the Burs gene encoding cuticle-tanning hormone bursicon: MLLYHIVGASVLICLLSETAEALIGVDECQATPVIHFLQYPGCVPKPIPSYACRGRCSSYLQVSGSKIWQMERSCMCCQESGEREASVSLFCPRAKPGEKKFRKVITKAPLECMCRPCTSVEEYAIIPQEIAGFADEGPFTTSAHFRRSSDLQ; this comes from the exons ATGTTACTATATCATATTg TAGGTGCCAGCGTTTTAATATGCCTGCTAAGTGAAACTGCAGAAGCTCTTATAGGCGTTGATGAATGTCAAGCAACTCCAGTTATCCACTTTTTGCAATATCCAGGATGTGTCCCAAAACCAATTCCTAGTTATGCTTGTAGAGGACGTTGTAGCAGTTACCTACag GTATCTGGATCAAAAATTTGGCAAATGGAGAGAAGTTGCATGTGTTGTCAAGAAAGCGGTGAACGAGAGGCCAGTGTATCCTTATTTTGTCCGAGAGCCAAACCAGGCGAAAAGAAATTCCGAAAG GTAATTACCAAGGCGCCTTTAGAATGTATGTGTAGACCATGCACTAGTGTAGAAGAATATGCAATTATCCCACAAGAGATCGCTGGATTTGCCGATGAAGGCCCGTTTACGACCTCTGCGCATTTTAGAAGATCTTCCGATTTGCAGTAA
- the Pburs gene encoding bursicon subunit partner of burs, with protein MFIFALFFVLTAFIYMNDTVAQVTDDENCETLQSEVHITKDQYDEIGRLKRTCSGDITVTKCEGFCSSQVQPSVASTTGFSKECYCCRESYLKERHITLHHCYDADGIKLMNEEDGVMEIKIREPAECKCIKCGDISR; from the exons ATGTTTATATTTGCACTTTTCTTTGTATTAACAGcgtttatatatatgaatgATACAGTTGCTCAAGTAACAGATGATGAAAATTGTGAAACACTACAGTCAGAAGTACATATTACAAAAg atcAATATGATGAAATAGGTCGATTAAAAAGAACATGTAGTGGAGATATAACAGTTACAAAATGTGAAGGGTTTTGCAGTTCACAGGTACAACCAAGTGTTGCAAGTACAACAGGATTCTCAAAG GAATGTTATTGCTGTCGTGAgagttatttaaaagaaaggCACATCACACTACACCATTGTTATGATGCAgatggaataaaattaatgaacgAAGAAGATGGGGTAATGGAAATCAAGATAAGAGAACCAGCAGAATGTAAATGTATTAAATGCGGTGATATATCacgataa
- the LOC139985477 gene encoding G patch domain-containing protein 11, translated as MSDTEDYMSDKFLHGIEKSTSSSLIYRHADKRKFELMKKKTQIETKLNEKNNIKHIEEEKREAGLSSAITSSNKGYEMIMKMGYKPGQGIGKTGSGRIEPISLEVKLDRQGLGEGIAKKERKKKNNSHHDKLDNKSMKDFRDRIAQKRTEQLLKTDLYKSQKVCQKLDMQQEIKKPREMWFWLPQDNEDDDNSDTEEDDDFLPVSGKLEILTKYLREKYFYCIWCGVAHLDEDDLRDNCPGGTRNDH; from the exons atgTCAGATACAGAAGATTATATGTCAGATAAATTTTTACATGGAATTGAAAAATCTACTTCATCGAGTCTCATATATCGACAtgcagataaaagaaaatttgaactTATGAAGAAGAAAACtcaaattgaaacaaaattgaatgaaaaaaataacataaaacatattgaggaagaaaaaagagaagcagGTTTATCCTCTGCAATTACAAGTTCTAATAAAg GTTATGAAATGATTATGAAAATGGGATATAAACCTGGTCAAGGCATAGGTAAAACAGGATCAGGAAGGATTGAACCAATTAGCCTTGAAGTAAAATTAGACAGGCAAGGTTTAGGGGAAGGaattgcaaaaaaagaaaggaaaaagaaaaataattcgcaTCATGATAAATTAGATAATAAGAGTATGAAGGATTTTCGAGATAGAATTGCACAAAAAAGAACAGAACAATTATTAAAGACAGACTTGTATAAAAGTCAAAAAGTTTGTCAGAAATTAGATATGCAACAAGAGATAAAAAAGCCTAGAGAAATGTGGTTTTGGTTACCTCAAGATAATGAAGATGATGATAATAGTGATACAGAGGAAGATGATGATTTTTTGCCTGTTAGTGgaaaacttgaaattttaactaaatatttaagagaaaaatatttttattgtatttggtGTGGAGTAGCACATCTAGATGAAGATGATTTAAGAGATAATTGTCCAGGAGGTACACGAAATGATCACTAA